A genomic region of Elaeis guineensis isolate ETL-2024a chromosome 9, EG11, whole genome shotgun sequence contains the following coding sequences:
- the LOC105033860 gene encoding protein trichome birefringence-like 36, with protein MATESTLQTSFLLFFCFITLSIVSKNFYITPCLANFDVDSVDEWTEEKEDDEVNEVQSQHTLSRDCDLSVGEWVFDASYPLYEPNCPYLSNQVSCRRNGRPDSDYEKWRWKPQQCSIPRFNALAFLGRIRKKRVMLVGDSMMRNQWESLVCLVEAVIPNERKLVSSNGQTIAFHAMDYQASIEFAWAPLLVELKEESHNKKILLLDSIDDNAKYWRGVDILVFDSAHWWTHSGKWSLWDYYKEGERLFTSLNPMVAYEKGLTTWAKWVDLNLDPNRTRVIFRSVSPRHNRENGWQCYKQREPLVFLGFKPRVPGQLVVLREVLKKMSFPVYLLDVTSMSALRRDGHPSVYGRAADAQGRQDTAVRTSDCTHWCLPGVPDAWNEMLYALL; from the exons ATGGCTACCGAATCAACCCTCCAGActtccttcctcctcttcttttgcTTCATCACCCTCTCGATAGTCTCTAAGAACTTCTACATTACACCTTGTCTGGCTAACTTCGACGTGGACTCTGTTGATGAGTGGACCGAAGAGAAGGAAGATGATGAGGTTAATGAGGTTCAGAGCCAACACACACTGTCAAGAGACTGTGACTTGTCCGTTGGAGAGTGGGTGTTCGATGCATCATACCCTCTCTATGAACCAAATTGCCCTTACCTCAGTAACCAAGTAAGCTGCCGGAGGAACGGAAGGCCGGACTCTGACTATGAGAAGTGGAGGTGGAAGCCGCAACAATGCTCAATTCCAAG GTTCAATGCGTTGGCCTTCCTTGGaagaataagaaagaagagagtcaTGCTGGTGGGAGACTCCATGATGAGGAATCAATGGGAGTCTCTCGTTTGCTTGGTGGAAGCAGTGATTCCGAATGAGAGGAAGCTGGTTTCTTCCAATGGCCAAACCATTGCCTTCCATGCTATG GACTACCAAGCATCGATCGAGTTTGCATGGGCTCCTCTTCTAGTCGAATTGAAGGAAGAATCGCATAACAAAAAAATTCTCCTCCTGGATTCAATCGACGACAATGCGAAGTACTGGCGTGGAGTGGACATACTTGTGTTCGATTCTGCACACTGGTGGACTCATTCCGGCAAATGGAGCTT GTGGGATTACTACAAAGAGGGGGAGAGGCTATTCACTAGTTTGAACCCAATGGTTGCCTATGAGAAGGGACTCACAACATGGGCTAAGTGGGTGGACTTGAACTTGGATCCTAATCGAACTCGAGTCATCTTTCGAAGCGTCTCGCCCCGGCATAACAG GGAAAATGGATGGCAATGTTACAAACAGAGGGAGCCTCTGGTCTTTCTGGGCTTCAAACCTCGGGTTCCCGGACAACTAGTGGTGCTACGTGAGGTGCTGAAGAAGATGAGCTTTCCGGTGTACCTTCTAGACGTGACGAGCATGTCGGCACTTCGAAGAGATGGGCATCCATCGGTATATGGACGAGCCGCCGATGCACAGGGGAGGCAGGACACAGCAGTCCGGACCTCAGATTGCACCCACTGGTGCTTGCCCGGGGTGCCCGATGCATGGAATGAGATGCTTTATGCTCTTCTCTAG
- the LOC105033859 gene encoding germin-like protein 2-4 gives MARKLATIFVALLPILLAVASADSDPLLDFCVPDPGTNPIDLNRLASYPCKNPANLTASDFVFSGIKSPAQIPASTEFVGVAVNPVQFPGLHTLGMSFVRADFGPGGVNPPHYHPRATETALVVAGRIYSGFVDSSGRVFAKVLEEGEVMVFPRGMVHFQMNVGDSLATIFGSFNSENPGAVRIPATVFGSDIKVGLLEKAFGLSAKELERLKKKLGPK, from the coding sequence ATGGCCCGAAAATTAGCAACCATCTTCGTCGCTCTCCTCCCCATCCTCCTCGCCGTCGCGTCCGCCGACTCCGATCCGCTCCTCGACTTCTGCGTCCCCGACCCCGGCACGAACCCGATCGACCTGAACCGGCTCGCCTCCTACCCTTGCAAGAACCCGGCCAACCTCACCGCCAGCGACTTCGTCTTCTCCGGCATCAAATCCCCGGCCCAGATTCCCGCCTCGACCGAGTTCGTTGGCGTGGCCGTGAACCCGGTCCAGTTCCCTGGCCTCCACACTCTGGGGATGTCCTTCGTCCGAGCCGACTTCGGACCGGGCGGAGTGAACCCGCCCCACTACCACCCGCGGGCTACCGAGACGGCGCTGGTGGTAGCGGGTCGGATCTACTCGGGCTTCGTGGATTCAAGCGGACGGGTGTTCGCTAAGGTGCTGGAGGAAGGGGAAGTGATGGTGTTCCCCAGGGGGATGGTCCATTTCCAGATGAACGTCGGGGATTCGCTGGCAACCATCTTTGGGAGCTTTAATAGCGAGAATCCTGGGGCAGTCAGGATTCCGGCTACGGTGTTTGGATCCGATATCAAGGTGGGGCTGTTGGAGAAGGCGTTTGGGTTGAGTGCCAAAGAGCTTGAGAGGCTAAAGAAGAAATTGGGGCCCAAATGA
- the LOC105033857 gene encoding bZIP transcription factor ABI5 homolog, with translation MEMSHFAVQQVKGESVLFSSTSAGGPTAGLGPCGGEGMEWERGGMGRKGMNETNEKEMERRMKKLMRSRESAARFHAKKQAYTRELEAKVNQLREENARLQEEEQKNWATMSHLLYESMDAQNTVRIPRRRHNSCPW, from the exons ATGGAGATGTCACATTTTGCGGTGCAGCAAGTGAAAGGGGAATCGGTACTGTTTAGCTCGACATCGGCGGGCGGTCCAACAGCAGGACTTGGGCCATGCGGTGGAGAGGGGATGGAATGGGAGAGAGGTGGAATGGGGAGGAAAGGGATGAATGAGACGAACGAGAAGGAAATGGAGCGACGAATGAAGAAATTGATGAGAAGTAGGGAATCTGCCGCTCGTTTTCACGCCAAAAAACAG GCTTACACGAGAGAGCTGGAGGCTAAGGTTAACCAGCTCCGAGAAGAGAATGCCAGGCTCCAAGAAGAGGAG cAAAAAAACTGGGCGACGATGAGCCACCTG CTCTATGAATCAATGGATGCGCAAAATACTGTCCGCATTCCCCGTCGCCGCCACAACAGTTGCCCCTGGTGA